A genomic window from Nicotiana sylvestris chromosome 11, ASM39365v2, whole genome shotgun sequence includes:
- the LOC104224466 gene encoding importin subunit beta-3-like isoform X7, with protein MDSELIPFQMEAILGPDSQPFQTFISDHWSNSKEKRSKAEWMFNMMKQKDPESIALKLVDYLGPSHDIYYRERCAGLLRKLLNDNDLCTWHNLSVSTQSTIKSMIVDRFSVEEPGFIIQELLITVWTLIDSVRADKTWPELLPPLYQRVTNSSLDPYLKGAACIIFAILSKDIGETTAPCIKDLHKLFLNTLNDDTLHLQVRITAARAVITFIQSIPSSNEKERFQELLPGMMRALTDTLNNKRREDAAEQVLLFLIKLAKNEPRFLRRQLVDVVGTMFDIAEDKSLEETTRHLAIEFVLALVEAREKAPGMMKKLPLFTTTCFAVLLNLLRDIKDEPSWHSSEIWNDQAGVTDNYIYGRECLSRFSKALGGKTIAPIALEQLDAYLIVPEWEKRHAALIALSQIAEGSSKVMMKYLEQIMNMVLHAFQDPHPRVRWAAINAVAQFSIDFSPHLQVQYHNFVLPALAAAMDDFQHPRVQAHAALAVSDFCKSDKPETLVPYLDRILNKQLVLLQNDNEMVQRAALKALSGIADLSKEQFQAYYDFVMPYLKTIRANANDKSNHKLQVRAFECISLVALAVGKEKFRDDLEQVMEVLKSFQKSQVREADTIVYILQASNRICQCIGKDFLPYMSTVMPSLVECAQFEPDKTVSTDKLYDSIHKVKFGKEMICIKGSDLLEVKSIACGLLGRYAHNLKEEFYPWISQAASVLAPLLKFYMDDDVRNYANYALSSLLPSAELAVEKGIAQGGNQSYFKQLSGDIILALGNALYSESEAKISANILWGLNECLLICGSLLNEDQVHSIIDEIKHVLMESSRRNGELTKRAKSEDFDAEEAELLRAVRELEDEVCINVGNILITLIHTFKAAFLPFFDELSLYLLPMMGKDKTAAERSMCFHVFDILVVYCGEAALKMRFMDLGCVRNMVVLFSNLLLERLFRESM; from the exons ATGGATAGCGAACTGATTCCGTTCCAGATGGAGGCGATTCTGGGGCCTGATTCACAGCCATTTCAAACCTTTATTTCCGATCATTGGTCCAACTCCAAGGAGAAACGATCCAAGGCTGAGTGGATGTTCAACATGATGAAGCAAAAGGATCCAGAGTCCATTGCTCTTAAGCTTGTTGACTATCTTGGCCCTTCCCACGACATTTATTACCGTGAAAGGTGTGCTGGACTCCTTCGCAAGTTGCTTAATGATAATGACTTGTGCACTTGGCATAATCTTAGTGTCTCCACTCAATCGACCATCAAATCTATGATCGTTGATCGTTTCTCCGTTGAAGAACCAGGATTCATCATTCAAGAGCTCCTTATAACTGTTTGGACGCTTATTGATTCAGTTCGCGCAGATAAAACCTGGCCTGAACTATTGCCACCCCTGTACCAACGTGTCACTAATTCCAGTTTAGACCCGTACCTAAAAGGGGCAGCTTGCATAATATTTGCGATTCTATCTAAGGACATAGGCGAAACAACAGCACCTTGCATAAAAGATTTGCACAAGCTATTCCTTAATACACTGAATGATGATACCCTCCACCTCCAAGTGAGGATCACTGCCGCAAGAGCTGTGATCACCTTCATTCAGAGCATACCGAGTTCAAATGAAAAAGAGCGGTTTCAAGAACTATTGCCAGGTATGATGAGAGCTTTGACTGACACATTGAACAACAAGAGGAGGGAGGATGCAGCAGAGCAGGTGCTGTTATTTCTTATAAAGTTGGCGAAGAATGAACCTAGGTTCTTGAGGAGGCAGCTAGTGGATGTGGTGGGTACCATGTTTGACATAGCAGAGGATAAGAGTTTGGAAGAAACGACAAGGCACTTGGCAATTGAGTTCGTATTAGCTTTGGTTGAGGCTAGGGAGAAGGCCCCTGGTATGATGAAGAAGCTGCCTTTGTTTACTACCACTTGTTTTGCAGTGTTGTTGAATTTGTTACGGGATATTAAGGACGAACCTAGCTGGCATAGTTCGGAGATCTGGAATGACCAGGCAGGGGTTACTGATAACTACATTTATGGTCGGGAGTGTTTAAGCCGGTTTTCTAAAGCATTAGGTGGCAAGACTATAGCTCCTATTGCACTAGAGCAGCTGGATGCTTATTTGATAGTCCCTGAGTGGGAGAAACGGCACGCAGCTCTCATTGCACTTTCTCAGATAGCTGAAGGAAGCTCAAAG GTGATGATGAAGTATTTGGAGCAAATAATGAATATGGTTCTGCATGCTTTCCAAGATCCTCATCCTCGAGTCAGATGGGCTGCTATTAATGCAGTTGCGCAGTTCTCAATTGACTTCTCTCCACATTTGCAAGTACAATACCATAACTTTGTATTGCCTGCATTAGCTGCAGCTATGGATGATTTTCAACATCCTCGAGTGCAG GCACATGCAGCTTTAGCTGTCTCGGATTTCTGTAAATCTGACAAGCCAGAAACTTTGGTACCCTACTTAGATAGAATACTCAACAAACAGCTTGTACTTCTACAG AACGACAACGAAATGGTTCAAAGAGCAGCATTAAAGGCATTGTCTGGTATTGCTGATTTATCTAAG GAGCAATTCCAAGCGTACTATGATTTTGTAATGCCATATTTGAAAACTATCCGGGCAAATGCAAATGATAAATCTAATCACAAGCTTCAAGTCAGAGCCTTCGAGTGCATAAGCCTGGTTGCATTGGCTGTAGGCAAAGAGAAATTCAGAGATGACTTAGAGCAG GTTATGGAAGTGCTCAAGTCATTTCAAAAATCACAAGTGAGAGAGGCTGATACTATTGTTTACATTCTACAG GCATCCAACAGAATTTGCCAGTGCATAGGGAAGGATTTTCTTCCTTACATGAGTACAGTCATGCCCTCTTTGGTTGAGTGTGCTCAATTTGAGCCCGATAAGACTGTATCGACTGATAAATTATATGATAG TATACACAAAGTCAAGTTCGGGAAGGAAATGATATGCATCAAAGGAAGTGACCTCCTAGAGGTGAAATCTATAGCCTGTGGTCTCCTTGGTAGATATGCTCATAATTTGAAGGAAGAATTCTACCCATGGATTTCCCAG GCTGCTTCAGTTTTAGCTCCGCTTCTTAAATTCTATATGGACGATGATGTCAGGAACTATGCTAATTATG CATTGTCATCCCTGTTGCCTTCTGCTGAACTGgcggtagagaaagggattgctCAAGGTGGAAACCAGTCATACTTCAAGCAGTTGTCTGGCGATATAATACTGGCTTTGGGGAACGCTTTATACTCG GAGTCTGAGGCAAAAATAAGTGCAAATATATTATGGGGATTGAATGAATGCCTATTG ATCTGTGGATCACTTCTCAATGAAGATCAGGTTCATAGCATCATCGATGAGATAAAGCACGTTCTTATGGAAAGTTCACGCAGAAATGGAGAACTCACAAAGAGAGCAAAATCAGAAGACTTTGATGCTGAGGAGGCTGAATTGCTGAGGGCTGTAAGAGAGCTAGAAGATGAAGTTTGCATAAAT GTTGGTAACATATTGATTACACTGATCCACACATTCAAGGCTGCTTTCTTGCCTTTTTTCGATGAGCTTTCATTATATCTATTGCCTATGATG GGAAAGGATAAAACAGCTGCAGAGAGAAGTATGTGTTTTCATGTTTTTGACATACTTGTGGTGTATTGCGGTGAAGCAGCTCTAAA AATGCGCTTTATGGACTTGGGTTGTGTGCGGAACATGGTGGTTCTGTTTTCAAACCTTTTGTTGGAG AGGCTCTTTCGAGAATCAATGTAG
- the LOC104224466 gene encoding importin subunit beta-3-like isoform X8 yields MDSELIPFQMEAILGPDSQPFQTFISDHWSNSKEKRSKAEWMFNMMKQKDPESIALKLVDYLGPSHDIYYRERCAGLLRKLLNDNDLCTWHNLSVSTQSTIKSMIVDRFSVEEPGFIIQELLITVWTLIDSVRADKTWPELLPPLYQRVTNSSLDPYLKGAACIIFAILSKDIGETTAPCIKDLHKLFLNTLNDDTLHLQVRITAARAVITFIQSIPSSNEKERFQELLPGMMRALTDTLNNKRREDAAEQVLLFLIKLAKNEPRFLRRQLVDVVGTMFDIAEDKSLEETTRHLAIEFVLALVEAREKAPGMMKKLPLFTTTCFAVLLNLLRDIKDEPSWHSSEIWNDQAGVTDNYIYGRECLSRFSKALGGKTIAPIALEQLDAYLIVPEWEKRHAALIALSQIAEGSSKVMMKYLEQIMNMVLHAFQDPHPRVRWAAINAVAQFSIDFSPHLQVQYHNFVLPALAAAMDDFQHPRVQAHAALAVSDFCKSDKPETLVPYLDRILNKQLVLLQNDNEMVQRAALKALSGIADLSKEQFQAYYDFVMPYLKTIRANANDKSNHKLQVRAFECISLVALAVGKEKFRDDLEQVMEVLKSFQKSQVREADTIVYILQASNRICQCIGKDFLPYMSTVMPSLVECAQFEPDKTVSTDKLYDSIHKVKFGKEMICIKGSDLLEVKSIACGLLGRYAHNLKEEFYPWISQAASVLAPLLKFYMDDDVRNYANYALSSLLPSAELAVEKGIAQGGNQSYFKQLSGDIILALGNALYSESEAKISANILWGLNECLLICGSLLNEDQVHSIIDEIKHVLMESSRRNGELTKRAKSEDFDAEEAELLRAVRELEDEVCINVGNILITLIHTFKAAFLPFFDELSLYLLPMMGKDKTAAERSMCFHVFDILVVYCGEAALKRKS; encoded by the exons ATGGATAGCGAACTGATTCCGTTCCAGATGGAGGCGATTCTGGGGCCTGATTCACAGCCATTTCAAACCTTTATTTCCGATCATTGGTCCAACTCCAAGGAGAAACGATCCAAGGCTGAGTGGATGTTCAACATGATGAAGCAAAAGGATCCAGAGTCCATTGCTCTTAAGCTTGTTGACTATCTTGGCCCTTCCCACGACATTTATTACCGTGAAAGGTGTGCTGGACTCCTTCGCAAGTTGCTTAATGATAATGACTTGTGCACTTGGCATAATCTTAGTGTCTCCACTCAATCGACCATCAAATCTATGATCGTTGATCGTTTCTCCGTTGAAGAACCAGGATTCATCATTCAAGAGCTCCTTATAACTGTTTGGACGCTTATTGATTCAGTTCGCGCAGATAAAACCTGGCCTGAACTATTGCCACCCCTGTACCAACGTGTCACTAATTCCAGTTTAGACCCGTACCTAAAAGGGGCAGCTTGCATAATATTTGCGATTCTATCTAAGGACATAGGCGAAACAACAGCACCTTGCATAAAAGATTTGCACAAGCTATTCCTTAATACACTGAATGATGATACCCTCCACCTCCAAGTGAGGATCACTGCCGCAAGAGCTGTGATCACCTTCATTCAGAGCATACCGAGTTCAAATGAAAAAGAGCGGTTTCAAGAACTATTGCCAGGTATGATGAGAGCTTTGACTGACACATTGAACAACAAGAGGAGGGAGGATGCAGCAGAGCAGGTGCTGTTATTTCTTATAAAGTTGGCGAAGAATGAACCTAGGTTCTTGAGGAGGCAGCTAGTGGATGTGGTGGGTACCATGTTTGACATAGCAGAGGATAAGAGTTTGGAAGAAACGACAAGGCACTTGGCAATTGAGTTCGTATTAGCTTTGGTTGAGGCTAGGGAGAAGGCCCCTGGTATGATGAAGAAGCTGCCTTTGTTTACTACCACTTGTTTTGCAGTGTTGTTGAATTTGTTACGGGATATTAAGGACGAACCTAGCTGGCATAGTTCGGAGATCTGGAATGACCAGGCAGGGGTTACTGATAACTACATTTATGGTCGGGAGTGTTTAAGCCGGTTTTCTAAAGCATTAGGTGGCAAGACTATAGCTCCTATTGCACTAGAGCAGCTGGATGCTTATTTGATAGTCCCTGAGTGGGAGAAACGGCACGCAGCTCTCATTGCACTTTCTCAGATAGCTGAAGGAAGCTCAAAG GTGATGATGAAGTATTTGGAGCAAATAATGAATATGGTTCTGCATGCTTTCCAAGATCCTCATCCTCGAGTCAGATGGGCTGCTATTAATGCAGTTGCGCAGTTCTCAATTGACTTCTCTCCACATTTGCAAGTACAATACCATAACTTTGTATTGCCTGCATTAGCTGCAGCTATGGATGATTTTCAACATCCTCGAGTGCAG GCACATGCAGCTTTAGCTGTCTCGGATTTCTGTAAATCTGACAAGCCAGAAACTTTGGTACCCTACTTAGATAGAATACTCAACAAACAGCTTGTACTTCTACAG AACGACAACGAAATGGTTCAAAGAGCAGCATTAAAGGCATTGTCTGGTATTGCTGATTTATCTAAG GAGCAATTCCAAGCGTACTATGATTTTGTAATGCCATATTTGAAAACTATCCGGGCAAATGCAAATGATAAATCTAATCACAAGCTTCAAGTCAGAGCCTTCGAGTGCATAAGCCTGGTTGCATTGGCTGTAGGCAAAGAGAAATTCAGAGATGACTTAGAGCAG GTTATGGAAGTGCTCAAGTCATTTCAAAAATCACAAGTGAGAGAGGCTGATACTATTGTTTACATTCTACAG GCATCCAACAGAATTTGCCAGTGCATAGGGAAGGATTTTCTTCCTTACATGAGTACAGTCATGCCCTCTTTGGTTGAGTGTGCTCAATTTGAGCCCGATAAGACTGTATCGACTGATAAATTATATGATAG TATACACAAAGTCAAGTTCGGGAAGGAAATGATATGCATCAAAGGAAGTGACCTCCTAGAGGTGAAATCTATAGCCTGTGGTCTCCTTGGTAGATATGCTCATAATTTGAAGGAAGAATTCTACCCATGGATTTCCCAG GCTGCTTCAGTTTTAGCTCCGCTTCTTAAATTCTATATGGACGATGATGTCAGGAACTATGCTAATTATG CATTGTCATCCCTGTTGCCTTCTGCTGAACTGgcggtagagaaagggattgctCAAGGTGGAAACCAGTCATACTTCAAGCAGTTGTCTGGCGATATAATACTGGCTTTGGGGAACGCTTTATACTCG GAGTCTGAGGCAAAAATAAGTGCAAATATATTATGGGGATTGAATGAATGCCTATTG ATCTGTGGATCACTTCTCAATGAAGATCAGGTTCATAGCATCATCGATGAGATAAAGCACGTTCTTATGGAAAGTTCACGCAGAAATGGAGAACTCACAAAGAGAGCAAAATCAGAAGACTTTGATGCTGAGGAGGCTGAATTGCTGAGGGCTGTAAGAGAGCTAGAAGATGAAGTTTGCATAAAT GTTGGTAACATATTGATTACACTGATCCACACATTCAAGGCTGCTTTCTTGCCTTTTTTCGATGAGCTTTCATTATATCTATTGCCTATGATG GGAAAGGATAAAACAGCTGCAGAGAGAAGTATGTGTTTTCATGTTTTTGACATACTTGTGGTGTATTGCGGTGAAGCAGCTCTAAA GAGGAAGTCGTAG
- the LOC104224466 gene encoding importin subunit beta-3-like isoform X5, which yields MDSELIPFQMEAILGPDSQPFQTFISDHWSNSKEKRSKAEWMFNMMKQKDPESIALKLVDYLGPSHDIYYRERCAGLLRKLLNDNDLCTWHNLSVSTQSTIKSMIVDRFSVEEPGFIIQELLITVWTLIDSVRADKTWPELLPPLYQRVTNSSLDPYLKGAACIIFAILSKDIGETTAPCIKDLHKLFLNTLNDDTLHLQVRITAARAVITFIQSIPSSNEKERFQELLPGMMRALTDTLNNKRREDAAEQVLLFLIKLAKNEPRFLRRQLVDVVGTMFDIAEDKSLEETTRHLAIEFVLALVEAREKAPGMMKKLPLFTTTCFAVLLNLLRDIKDEPSWHSSEIWNDQAGVTDNYIYGRECLSRFSKALGGKTIAPIALEQLDAYLIVPEWEKRHAALIALSQIAEGSSKVMMKYLEQIMNMVLHAFQDPHPRVRWAAINAVAQFSIDFSPHLQVQYHNFVLPALAAAMDDFQHPRVQAHAALAVSDFCKSDKPETLVPYLDRILNKQLVLLQNDNEMVQRAALKALSGIADLSKEQFQAYYDFVMPYLKTIRANANDKSNHKLQVRAFECISLVALAVGKEKFRDDLEQVMEVLKSFQKSQVREADTIVYILQASNRICQCIGKDFLPYMSTVMPSLVECAQFEPDKTVSTDKLYDSIHKVKFGKEMICIKGSDLLEVKSIACGLLGRYAHNLKEEFYPWISQAASVLAPLLKFYMDDDVRNYANYALSSLLPSAELAVEKGIAQGGNQSYFKQLSGDIILALGNALYSESEAKISANILWGLNECLLICGSLLNEDQVHSIIDEIKHVLMESSRRNGELTKRAKSEDFDAEEAELLRAVRELEDEVCINVGNILITLIHTFKAAFLPFFDELSLYLLPMMGKDKTAAERSMCFHVFDILVVYCGEAALKYYNIYLPFLLNSSDDEKPVVRQNALYGLGLCAEHGGSVFKPFVGEALSRINVVITHLHDREPENLSAYYNAAFALGKICQFHQESIDAAQIRRKTFGSQLSAPSKGYFSFCRGFMCWRESCCRRN from the exons ATGGATAGCGAACTGATTCCGTTCCAGATGGAGGCGATTCTGGGGCCTGATTCACAGCCATTTCAAACCTTTATTTCCGATCATTGGTCCAACTCCAAGGAGAAACGATCCAAGGCTGAGTGGATGTTCAACATGATGAAGCAAAAGGATCCAGAGTCCATTGCTCTTAAGCTTGTTGACTATCTTGGCCCTTCCCACGACATTTATTACCGTGAAAGGTGTGCTGGACTCCTTCGCAAGTTGCTTAATGATAATGACTTGTGCACTTGGCATAATCTTAGTGTCTCCACTCAATCGACCATCAAATCTATGATCGTTGATCGTTTCTCCGTTGAAGAACCAGGATTCATCATTCAAGAGCTCCTTATAACTGTTTGGACGCTTATTGATTCAGTTCGCGCAGATAAAACCTGGCCTGAACTATTGCCACCCCTGTACCAACGTGTCACTAATTCCAGTTTAGACCCGTACCTAAAAGGGGCAGCTTGCATAATATTTGCGATTCTATCTAAGGACATAGGCGAAACAACAGCACCTTGCATAAAAGATTTGCACAAGCTATTCCTTAATACACTGAATGATGATACCCTCCACCTCCAAGTGAGGATCACTGCCGCAAGAGCTGTGATCACCTTCATTCAGAGCATACCGAGTTCAAATGAAAAAGAGCGGTTTCAAGAACTATTGCCAGGTATGATGAGAGCTTTGACTGACACATTGAACAACAAGAGGAGGGAGGATGCAGCAGAGCAGGTGCTGTTATTTCTTATAAAGTTGGCGAAGAATGAACCTAGGTTCTTGAGGAGGCAGCTAGTGGATGTGGTGGGTACCATGTTTGACATAGCAGAGGATAAGAGTTTGGAAGAAACGACAAGGCACTTGGCAATTGAGTTCGTATTAGCTTTGGTTGAGGCTAGGGAGAAGGCCCCTGGTATGATGAAGAAGCTGCCTTTGTTTACTACCACTTGTTTTGCAGTGTTGTTGAATTTGTTACGGGATATTAAGGACGAACCTAGCTGGCATAGTTCGGAGATCTGGAATGACCAGGCAGGGGTTACTGATAACTACATTTATGGTCGGGAGTGTTTAAGCCGGTTTTCTAAAGCATTAGGTGGCAAGACTATAGCTCCTATTGCACTAGAGCAGCTGGATGCTTATTTGATAGTCCCTGAGTGGGAGAAACGGCACGCAGCTCTCATTGCACTTTCTCAGATAGCTGAAGGAAGCTCAAAG GTGATGATGAAGTATTTGGAGCAAATAATGAATATGGTTCTGCATGCTTTCCAAGATCCTCATCCTCGAGTCAGATGGGCTGCTATTAATGCAGTTGCGCAGTTCTCAATTGACTTCTCTCCACATTTGCAAGTACAATACCATAACTTTGTATTGCCTGCATTAGCTGCAGCTATGGATGATTTTCAACATCCTCGAGTGCAG GCACATGCAGCTTTAGCTGTCTCGGATTTCTGTAAATCTGACAAGCCAGAAACTTTGGTACCCTACTTAGATAGAATACTCAACAAACAGCTTGTACTTCTACAG AACGACAACGAAATGGTTCAAAGAGCAGCATTAAAGGCATTGTCTGGTATTGCTGATTTATCTAAG GAGCAATTCCAAGCGTACTATGATTTTGTAATGCCATATTTGAAAACTATCCGGGCAAATGCAAATGATAAATCTAATCACAAGCTTCAAGTCAGAGCCTTCGAGTGCATAAGCCTGGTTGCATTGGCTGTAGGCAAAGAGAAATTCAGAGATGACTTAGAGCAG GTTATGGAAGTGCTCAAGTCATTTCAAAAATCACAAGTGAGAGAGGCTGATACTATTGTTTACATTCTACAG GCATCCAACAGAATTTGCCAGTGCATAGGGAAGGATTTTCTTCCTTACATGAGTACAGTCATGCCCTCTTTGGTTGAGTGTGCTCAATTTGAGCCCGATAAGACTGTATCGACTGATAAATTATATGATAG TATACACAAAGTCAAGTTCGGGAAGGAAATGATATGCATCAAAGGAAGTGACCTCCTAGAGGTGAAATCTATAGCCTGTGGTCTCCTTGGTAGATATGCTCATAATTTGAAGGAAGAATTCTACCCATGGATTTCCCAG GCTGCTTCAGTTTTAGCTCCGCTTCTTAAATTCTATATGGACGATGATGTCAGGAACTATGCTAATTATG CATTGTCATCCCTGTTGCCTTCTGCTGAACTGgcggtagagaaagggattgctCAAGGTGGAAACCAGTCATACTTCAAGCAGTTGTCTGGCGATATAATACTGGCTTTGGGGAACGCTTTATACTCG GAGTCTGAGGCAAAAATAAGTGCAAATATATTATGGGGATTGAATGAATGCCTATTG ATCTGTGGATCACTTCTCAATGAAGATCAGGTTCATAGCATCATCGATGAGATAAAGCACGTTCTTATGGAAAGTTCACGCAGAAATGGAGAACTCACAAAGAGAGCAAAATCAGAAGACTTTGATGCTGAGGAGGCTGAATTGCTGAGGGCTGTAAGAGAGCTAGAAGATGAAGTTTGCATAAAT GTTGGTAACATATTGATTACACTGATCCACACATTCAAGGCTGCTTTCTTGCCTTTTTTCGATGAGCTTTCATTATATCTATTGCCTATGATG GGAAAGGATAAAACAGCTGCAGAGAGAAGTATGTGTTTTCATGTTTTTGACATACTTGTGGTGTATTGCGGTGAAGCAGCTCTAAA GTACTATAATATatatcttccttttcttttgaactCAAGTGACGACGAAAAGCCAGTTGTTAGACAG AATGCGCTTTATGGACTTGGGTTGTGTGCGGAACATGGTGGTTCTGTTTTCAAACCTTTTGTTGGAG AGGCTCTTTCGAGAATCAATGTAGTGATAACACATCTACACGATCGTGAGCCTGAGAATTTAAGTGCATATTATAATGCTGCTTTTGCGCTTGGTAAGATATGTCAATTTCATCAGGAAAGTATCGACGCAGCACAG ATCAGACGGAAAACTTTTGGGTCCCAACTATCAGCACCTTCCAAAGGTTATTTCAGTTTTTGTAGAG GTTTTATGTGCTGGAGAGAATCTTGCTGCAGACGAAACTAA